In Desulfovibrio sp. 86, the following proteins share a genomic window:
- a CDS encoding methylenetetrahydrofolate reductase, whose amino-acid sequence MHIGDGIRAAKKPFFSLEFFPPSDEKILPGFFETVEKLRALAPLFVSVTYGAGGGKQRNTLAVTAELARRGLNTMAHLTCVGAEPESISAYLAELRAVGVDNVLALRGDPPVGQETDWSKGYFRHASDLVAFARRQQPYMGIGVAAYPAPHPESNSIALDRLHTADKMRSGADFAVTQLFFDAREYADLLEHLRGMGIHTPVIPGILPIQSFDSLRRVLSLCGANIPGKLYLDLESANAKGGAEAVREVGLEFAVRQIRFLLENGAPGIHLYTLNKASMCLRLAEESGLLQA is encoded by the coding sequence ATGCACATCGGAGACGGCATCCGCGCCGCGAAGAAGCCATTTTTCTCATTGGAGTTTTTTCCTCCGTCGGATGAAAAAATTTTGCCCGGTTTTTTTGAAACTGTGGAAAAGCTGCGCGCTCTGGCCCCGCTCTTTGTTTCCGTTACGTACGGCGCAGGCGGCGGCAAACAACGTAATACCCTTGCCGTAACAGCGGAACTGGCCCGGCGCGGGCTGAACACCATGGCCCACCTTACCTGCGTGGGCGCGGAGCCTGAGAGCATCTCCGCCTACCTTGCCGAATTGCGCGCTGTGGGGGTGGACAATGTGCTGGCCCTGCGCGGCGACCCGCCCGTCGGGCAGGAGACGGACTGGAGCAAGGGGTACTTCCGGCATGCCTCTGACCTTGTCGCCTTCGCCCGCCGCCAGCAACCCTATATGGGTATTGGCGTGGCGGCCTATCCCGCGCCGCACCCCGAATCAAACTCCATCGCGCTGGATCGCCTTCACACTGCGGACAAGATGCGCAGCGGCGCGGACTTCGCCGTAACCCAGCTTTTCTTTGACGCGCGGGAATATGCCGACCTGCTGGAGCATTTGCGTGGCATGGGCATTCACACGCCCGTCATCCCCGGCATACTGCCCATCCAGAGTTTTGACTCACTGCGTCGGGTGCTTTCGCTGTGCGGGGCCAACATCCCCGGCAAGCTCTATCTTGACCTTGAAAGCGCCAATGCCAAAGGCGGGGCAGAGGCCGTGCGTGAAGTGGGACTGGAATTTGCGGTGCGCCAGATACGTTTTCTGCTGGAAAACGGCGCTCCGGGCATTCATTTGTATACATTGAACAAGGCCAGCATGTGCCTGAGGCTGGCTGAAGAATCGGGTCTTTTGCAGGCATAA
- a CDS encoding phosphodiester glycosidase family protein: protein MKIRTGIFACGQGPHTACPGRIQGFLPGRVFLLACALCALTALLLWHAPHVGAAQSPQPEAPLPGVASPVAGPDTAPNTAAAAVVDSAAAPAAAAVVDSAAAPAAARGAATPDTANAANTGPADASAMPGVAQSPAPETSAPAPATAASTPVSTPAPGVAAPAPSSAGIDDQGKPDWRQLEPGLDFGQFRLNDNEALLTALRIDPAYFNFILCARSLDGGPLRSLNQWAEQYDLSAAINASMYLPDGSTSTGYMKQDDHFNNRRVVQRFGAFFVAGPNQPSLPGAAIVDRDDPQWEQRIAQYRLVIQNYRMTSADRRILWSPGGPHYSISAVAQDGDGRILFLHCRQPVEAYAFAQQLLHLPLNVRTVMYVEGGGQAGLLVRSAHWQHELAGISPAGFLVTGDLRALLPNVLGAVRIATSPDTPAPDTPASDAAASDAPPSP from the coding sequence ATGAAAATACGTACAGGCATTTTCGCGTGCGGGCAGGGCCCGCACACCGCCTGCCCCGGCAGGATACAAGGCTTCCTTCCAGGTCGCGTCTTTCTTCTGGCGTGCGCCCTGTGCGCCCTGACAGCCCTGCTGCTCTGGCATGCCCCGCATGTGGGCGCGGCCCAGAGCCCCCAGCCTGAAGCGCCCCTGCCCGGAGTTGCCAGTCCCGTCGCTGGCCCCGATACCGCCCCTAATACTGCCGCTGCTGCTGTCGTTGACTCTGCCGCCGCTCCTGCCGCTGCTGCTGTCGTTGACTCTGCCGCCGCTCCTGCCGCTGCCAGGGGCGCTGCCACCCCAGACACTGCCAATGCCGCCAATACCGGGCCTGCCGACGCCAGCGCTATGCCGGGCGTTGCGCAAAGTCCCGCGCCCGAAACATCCGCCCCCGCGCCTGCCACTGCCGCCAGCACGCCCGTTTCCACACCCGCCCCCGGCGTGGCCGCGCCCGCGCCGTCTTCCGCCGGTATTGACGATCAGGGCAAGCCCGACTGGCGGCAACTGGAGCCCGGCCTTGATTTCGGCCAATTCCGCCTCAACGACAACGAAGCCCTGCTGACGGCCCTGCGCATTGATCCGGCCTACTTCAATTTCATACTCTGCGCCCGCTCTCTGGACGGTGGCCCCCTGCGCTCGCTCAACCAGTGGGCCGAGCAGTATGATCTTTCCGCTGCCATCAACGCCAGCATGTATCTGCCCGACGGCAGCACAAGCACGGGCTATATGAAGCAGGACGATCACTTCAACAACAGGCGCGTGGTGCAGCGCTTTGGCGCGTTCTTTGTGGCCGGACCCAACCAGCCAAGCCTGCCCGGAGCCGCCATTGTGGACCGGGACGACCCGCAGTGGGAGCAGCGCATTGCCCAGTACCGCCTTGTCATCCAGAACTACCGCATGACCAGCGCCGACAGGCGTATCCTCTGGTCGCCCGGCGGCCCCCACTACTCCATTTCCGCCGTGGCCCAGGACGGCGACGGCCGCATCCTTTTTCTGCACTGCAGGCAGCCGGTGGAAGCCTACGCCTTTGCACAGCAGCTTTTGCACCTGCCCCTCAACGTACGCACCGTCATGTATGTGGAAGGCGGCGGCCAGGCTGGTCTGCTGGTGCGCTCCGCCCACTGGCAGCATGAACTGGCGGGCATAAGCCCGGCCGGATTTCTGGTGACTGGCGATCTGCGCGCCCTGCTGCCCAACGTGCTGGGCGCTGTGCGGATTGCGACGTCCCCGGACACACCCGCCCCGGACACACCCGCCTCTGACGCCGCTGCCTCTGACGCACCCCCATCCCCCTAA
- the flgM gene encoding flagellar biosynthesis anti-sigma factor FlgM, translated as MEIKTTTNSLFDPYAAGLDKSTEARNETRLKARAEGTGTEASQGDTVTVSQDALLLTEARRAAQSAPDVRSEKVEALRIQVANGTYKPDSKLIAASLVREEPGLFKI; from the coding sequence ATGGAAATCAAGACCACGACGAACAGCCTTTTTGATCCCTATGCCGCCGGATTGGACAAAAGCACCGAGGCCAGAAACGAGACGCGTCTGAAGGCGCGGGCGGAAGGAACCGGTACGGAAGCGTCCCAGGGGGACACCGTGACCGTTTCGCAGGACGCCCTGCTGCTGACAGAGGCGCGTCGCGCGGCCCAGAGCGCGCCGGACGTGCGTTCGGAAAAGGTGGAGGCCCTGCGCATCCAGGTTGCCAACGGCACCTATAAGCCGGACAGCAAGCTTATTGCCGCCAGTCTTGTGCGCGAAGAGCCGGGCCTGTTCAAGATATAG
- a CDS encoding desulfoferrodoxin, whose protein sequence is MPKHLEVYKCTHCGNIIEVLHGGGADIVCCGEPMKLMVEGATDGAMEKHVPVIEKVDGGYLVKVGSVPHPMEEKHWIEWIELLADGRSYTKFLKPGDAPEAFFAIDAAKVTAREFCNLHGHWKAEN, encoded by the coding sequence ATGCCCAAGCATCTGGAAGTTTATAAGTGCACCCACTGTGGCAATATTATTGAAGTTCTGCATGGCGGCGGCGCGGACATCGTCTGCTGTGGCGAGCCCATGAAGCTTATGGTTGAGGGCGCCACTGACGGCGCCATGGAAAAGCACGTTCCCGTCATTGAAAAGGTTGACGGCGGCTATCTGGTGAAAGTGGGCAGCGTGCCTCACCCCATGGAAGAAAAGCACTGGATTGAATGGATTGAGCTGCTGGCCGACGGCAGAAGCTATACAAAGTTCCTCAAGCCCGGCGACGCGCCCGAGGCTTTCTTTGCCATCGACGCCGCCAAGGTGACCGCCCGCGAATTCTGCAATTTGCACGGTCACTGGAAGGCTGAAAACTAG
- a CDS encoding rubredoxin, translating into MQKYVCTVCGYEYDPAEHDNVPFDQLPDDWCCPVCGVSKDQFSPA; encoded by the coding sequence ATGCAGAAGTATGTTTGCACCGTCTGTGGCTATGAATATGATCCCGCCGAACATGACAATGTTCCTTTCGACCAGCTGCCCGATGATTGGTGCTGCCCGGTTTGCGGAGTGAGCAAGGATCAGTTCAGCCCGGCCTAA
- a CDS encoding DVU0524 family FlgM-associated protein: MADANSAKLRMMLQGYEQQLLAARRLARFRVRMRLAHGDAPDDPDPAAHRHACVEKVARELYETLLFTGSDNPVVEDIRQELGKEVGQKVRFTYPPGQRLHIVGEGPEGMEPLPEDVQRKTRHALWRITRATVDKSMLEEPSRTESFVKPEAQSGAKAPSTE; encoded by the coding sequence ATGGCCGATGCCAATTCCGCTAAGCTGCGCATGATGCTACAAGGGTACGAACAGCAATTGCTGGCTGCCCGGCGTCTCGCGCGTTTTCGGGTTCGCATGAGGCTTGCTCATGGCGATGCGCCGGATGATCCTGATCCGGCCGCTCACAGGCACGCCTGCGTTGAAAAAGTGGCGCGCGAACTGTACGAAACGCTGCTTTTTACAGGCAGCGACAATCCCGTGGTGGAGGATATCCGCCAGGAGTTGGGCAAGGAAGTGGGGCAGAAGGTACGTTTTACCTATCCCCCAGGTCAGAGGTTGCACATCGTTGGTGAAGGCCCCGAAGGCATGGAGCCGCTGCCAGAGGATGTGCAGCGGAAAACACGGCATGCCTTGTGGCGCATTACCCGTGCCACCGTTGATAAAAGCATGCTGGAAGAACCGTCAAGAACAGAAAGTTTTGTGAAGCCAGAGGCGCAGAGCGGTGCGAAAGCGCCCTCAACGGAGTAG
- a CDS encoding MFS transporter — protein sequence MSSSIEKGHGWLLIAVCTSLFCMPFMMAGVNAVLPPIGAELKASAQQLGLMGAFYAMGLAVFQLASGSLGDILGYKRVFIWGIAIFGVCGALLGFAASVEAFLGLRLVQGMGGAMFNACGLALLASAAPAGKRAIYLGYSGSAVYAGIACGPPVAGFVAGWLGWRWLFWGNALTSVVVLLLMKYGVSLDWRTAKGRRFDWGGCIIYGLAMTALTFGSSELAAYPVMAGFLLAAFAILMVLFCFKELRSEFPILDIRLLARNRVFALSSLAAFINYSSFFGVLFFFSLYLQFGLGMTVQQAGMFLALQSLVQAMTTPLAARLCIKFDPGHVSAVGVGLCGLGLLVSAFLAVDSPIGVLLTAQGLLGVGISFFALPNTTIILESAGREHVGQASGLTGAVRTGGQLVNMVVITLTLGFYLGDKPAGPETIDAFMDSMHLDLVIFGILNLLAVGCVLARNRK from the coding sequence ATGTCATCCTCCATCGAAAAAGGCCATGGCTGGCTGCTGATTGCGGTCTGCACCTCACTTTTTTGCATGCCCTTCATGATGGCTGGCGTGAACGCGGTTTTGCCGCCCATTGGTGCGGAGCTGAAAGCCAGCGCGCAGCAACTTGGCCTCATGGGCGCTTTTTACGCCATGGGGCTTGCCGTTTTTCAGCTTGCCAGCGGCAGTCTTGGCGACATCTTGGGCTACAAGCGCGTCTTTATCTGGGGAATCGCCATCTTTGGGGTCTGCGGGGCATTGCTGGGCTTTGCCGCTTCAGTGGAAGCCTTTTTGGGGCTGCGGCTGGTGCAGGGTATGGGCGGGGCCATGTTTAACGCCTGTGGCCTGGCCTTGCTGGCATCGGCCGCGCCTGCTGGAAAAAGGGCCATATATCTCGGTTACAGCGGTTCGGCCGTGTACGCGGGCATTGCCTGCGGCCCGCCGGTGGCTGGCTTTGTGGCGGGCTGGCTGGGCTGGCGCTGGCTTTTCTGGGGCAATGCGCTCACGTCGGTGGTTGTGCTGCTGCTCATGAAGTACGGCGTCAGCTTGGACTGGCGCACGGCCAAGGGACGCCGTTTTGACTGGGGCGGCTGCATCATTTACGGCCTGGCCATGACGGCACTGACCTTCGGTTCGTCGGAACTGGCGGCCTATCCGGTGATGGCGGGCTTTCTGCTGGCGGCTTTCGCCATTCTGATGGTGCTGTTCTGCTTCAAGGAGCTGCGCAGCGAATTTCCCATCCTTGATATCCGCCTGCTTGCGCGCAACCGGGTGTTTGCCCTGTCTTCTCTGGCGGCCTTTATCAACTACAGTTCATTTTTCGGCGTACTCTTTTTCTTCAGCCTGTATCTGCAGTTTGGACTCGGCATGACCGTGCAGCAGGCGGGCATGTTTCTGGCCTTGCAGTCTCTGGTGCAGGCCATGACAACCCCGCTGGCCGCCAGGCTGTGCATAAAGTTCGACCCCGGCCATGTGAGCGCCGTGGGCGTGGGGCTGTGCGGCCTTGGTCTGCTGGTTTCGGCCTTTCTTGCCGTGGATTCGCCCATAGGCGTACTGCTGACCGCTCAGGGCCTGCTTGGCGTGGGCATAAGCTTTTTTGCCCTGCCCAATACCACCATTATTCTTGAAAGCGCCGGGCGCGAGCACGTGGGGCAGGCGTCGGGCCTTACCGGAGCCGTGCGCACCGGGGGGCAGCTTGTGAACATGGTGGTCATTACCCTGACCCTGGGCTTTTATTTGGGCGACAAGCCCGCAGGGCCGGAGACCATTGACGCCTTTATGGACAGCATGCACCTTGACCTGGTCATCTTTGGCATACTGAATCTGCTGGCCGTTGGCTGCGTGCTTGCGCGCAACCGCAAATAG